A genomic stretch from Chitinophagaceae bacterium includes:
- a CDS encoding metallophosphoesterase family protein — protein sequence MTRIGLISDTHGFLDETVFKHFEDCDEIWHAGDFGNIEISNRLADLSGLTIKGVYGNIDGQDVRSIYPEQLVFMCEGVKVMMRHIGGSPPRYNPETRKELLLHQPLLFISGHSHILKVMYDDKINCLHMNPGAAGKHGWHKVRTIIRFAIDGKDMKNCEVIELGKR from the coding sequence TTGACACGCATTGGACTTATATCAGATACACATGGTTTTCTTGATGAAACGGTATTCAAACATTTTGAAGACTGTGATGAAATTTGGCATGCCGGAGATTTTGGAAATATTGAAATATCTAACCGTCTGGCCGATTTGAGCGGCCTGACGATAAAAGGGGTTTACGGAAATATTGACGGGCAGGATGTAAGAAGCATCTACCCAGAGCAACTTGTTTTTATGTGTGAAGGCGTGAAAGTAATGATGCGGCATATCGGCGGATCACCGCCAAGGTATAATCCTGAAACAAGGAAGGAATTGCTGCTTCACCAACCCTTATTATTCATCAGCGGTCACTCTCACATTTTAAAAGTGATGTATGATGATAAGATCAATTGCCTGCACATGAATCCCGGTGCGGCTGGCAAACATGGCTGGCATAAAGTAAGAACCATTATCCGTTTTGCAATTGATGGAAAGGATATGAAAAATTGTGAAGTGATTGAACTGGGTAAACGCTGA
- a CDS encoding homogentisate 1,2-dioxygenase has protein sequence MPHYYKLGTIPHKRHTQFRKPNGELYSEQLFSTEGFSDDYSLLYHCHPPTQIIKTEAQIDVSPIIAEEKMLQHRCFEGFHVKPAKDFLESRVPVLVNSDCHIVLAAPQQSMKDYYYKNTDADEMIFVHEGTGKVKTQYGELTFGYGDSNILPRGTIYQIEFNDEKNRLFIVESFTPLRYPKRYMSKYGQLMEHSPYCERDIREPQNLQTIDEKGDYLIKAKKKGMLYGLHYGTHPFDVVGWDGCCYPYIFSIHDFEPITGRVHQPPPVHQTFETNAFVVCSFVPRLYDYHSDAIPAPYNHSNIDSDEVIYYVDGDFMSRKNVTRGMITLHPAGIPHGPHPGAVAKSIGAKETKELAVMVDTFRPLMLTKQALDIENGNYVMSWAE, from the coding sequence ATGCCTCATTATTATAAACTGGGAACTATTCCACACAAACGTCATACACAATTCCGCAAACCAAACGGGGAACTGTACAGCGAACAGTTATTTTCAACAGAAGGATTCAGTGATGATTATTCATTGCTGTATCATTGTCATCCGCCAACACAGATCATTAAAACCGAAGCGCAGATTGATGTATCGCCAATTATTGCAGAAGAGAAAATGCTGCAGCATCGTTGCTTTGAAGGTTTTCATGTAAAGCCGGCGAAAGATTTTCTCGAAAGCCGTGTGCCTGTTTTGGTGAACAGTGATTGTCATATTGTACTGGCAGCACCGCAGCAAAGCATGAAGGATTATTATTACAAGAACACAGATGCAGACGAAATGATTTTTGTACATGAAGGAACAGGCAAAGTAAAAACGCAGTATGGCGAATTAACTTTCGGTTATGGAGATTCTAACATTTTGCCGAGAGGTACAATTTACCAGATCGAATTTAATGATGAAAAGAATCGTTTGTTTATTGTTGAATCATTTACTCCGCTGCGTTATCCAAAAAGATACATGAGTAAATATGGTCAGCTCATGGAGCATTCACCTTATTGTGAACGGGATATCCGTGAGCCGCAGAATTTACAGACGATTGACGAAAAAGGTGACTACCTGATTAAAGCAAAGAAGAAAGGAATGCTGTACGGACTGCATTATGGAACCCATCCTTTTGATGTGGTAGGCTGGGATGGATGCTGTTATCCCTACATTTTTTCTATACATGATTTTGAACCCATTACAGGTCGTGTGCATCAGCCACCACCTGTACACCAAACCTTTGAAACCAATGCATTTGTGGTTTGTTCTTTTGTGCCACGTTTATACGATTATCATTCTGATGCCATTCCTGCACCATATAATCACAGCAATATCGACAGTGATGAAGTAATTTATTATGTAGATGGAGATTTTATGAGCCGCAAAAATGTAACAAGGGGAATGATCACCTTACATCCTGCCGGTATTCCCCACGGGCCGCATCCCGGTGCTGTTGCAAAAAGTATTGGAGCTAAAGAAACCAAAGAACTGGCGGTAATGGTAGATACCTTCCGTCCGTTGATGCTTACAAAACAGGCACTGGATATTGAAAATGGAAATTATGTAATGAGTTGGGCTGAATAG
- a CDS encoding SPOR domain-containing protein, which yields MQIKKIIYTIFIPIVLAACTGPKTTSTSAPTKEKTITKKMVNGYQLQVLNTIDRNEALNAKSLLLTKYPQQKTFLMFQSPYYKIRFGNFLTQAEAVSYQKKIKSSFTNVFVIPAKFEIKVKE from the coding sequence ATGCAGATCAAAAAAATCATTTATACCATTTTCATTCCTATTGTTCTGGCGGCCTGCACAGGCCCAAAGACAACCAGTACTTCGGCTCCAACTAAGGAAAAAACTATCACAAAAAAAATGGTGAATGGCTACCAACTGCAGGTACTAAATACTATTGACAGAAATGAAGCTCTCAACGCAAAATCATTGCTGCTCACAAAATACCCACAACAGAAAACATTCCTGATGTTTCAGAGCCCCTACTATAAAATACGATTTGGAAATTTTTTGACGCAGGCTGAAGCAGTGAGTTACCAAAAAAAAATCAAATCTAGCTTTACCAATGTTTTTGTAATACCTGCGAAGTTTGAAATAAAAGTGAAAGAGTAA
- a CDS encoding TetR/AcrR family transcriptional regulator, whose protein sequence is MSKLVKDKTTEEKILDAARKVFVTKGMYGARMQDIADEAGINKALLHYHFENKEKLFETVFLEAAGQLFPRVNAIFNSDEPLFEKIEKFCDEYITIVIANPYLPLFVMNEMMQDPMYFMKKVWGTKNKPDPTNFLKQIQEEVEKGNIKPISPLHLLMNLISMTIFPFIAKPMFQLNLGLDEFQFRHAMEQRRKEIPKFIIDAIRK, encoded by the coding sequence ATGTCTAAACTGGTAAAAGATAAGACTACAGAAGAAAAGATCCTTGATGCTGCCCGAAAGGTGTTTGTAACCAAGGGGATGTATGGTGCCCGGATGCAGGATATTGCTGACGAAGCCGGTATTAACAAAGCCCTGCTTCACTATCACTTTGAGAACAAAGAAAAGCTGTTTGAAACCGTGTTTTTAGAAGCCGCAGGTCAATTGTTCCCGAGAGTGAATGCAATTTTTAATTCAGATGAACCGCTGTTTGAAAAGATTGAAAAATTCTGTGACGAGTATATTACGATTGTGATTGCAAACCCTTACCTGCCTTTGTTTGTAATGAATGAAATGATGCAGGACCCAATGTACTTTATGAAGAAAGTGTGGGGTACAAAGAACAAACCTGACCCGACAAATTTTCTGAAACAGATTCAGGAAGAAGTGGAAAAAGGGAATATTAAACCGATCAGCCCATTACACCTGCTGATGAACCTGATTTCGATGACGATCTTTCCTTTTATTGCCAAGCCCATGTTTCAGCTGAACCTGGGATTGGATGAATTTCAGTTCAGGCATGCAATGGAGCAAAGAAGAAAAGAAATTCCAAAGTTTATTATTGATGCCATCCGAAAATAA